One genomic region from Sphingomonas paeninsulae encodes:
- a CDS encoding NAD(P)H-quinone oxidoreductase has translation MRAIDPTDAGGPEVLMLVERPVPTPGEGEVLIRVAAAGVNRPDVLQRQGKYPPPPGAPSILGLEIAGTVVALGKGVDDVHLGQPLCALVAGGGYAEYCVAPIGQCLPVPPALTMTEAAALPETLFTVWTNLFERAYAVEGDTVLIHGGTSGIGTMAITLGKLFGLTVIVTCGTPEKCARALEIGADHAINYKASDFVAEVALITGGQGVNAVLDMVGGDYLPRNLKCLAEDGRHVSIAVLGGPKAEIFIPQIMARRLTLTGSTLRARSVAFKALVADELVRTVWPHAEAGRLQPVIDRVFLLSDAAGAHALMDSGAHVGKIVLKVGDAIE, from the coding sequence ATGCGCGCAATCGACCCGACAGACGCAGGTGGCCCCGAAGTATTGATGCTGGTCGAACGTCCCGTTCCGACGCCGGGAGAGGGGGAGGTCCTGATCCGCGTTGCCGCCGCAGGGGTGAACCGTCCCGATGTTCTGCAACGACAGGGCAAATATCCGCCACCGCCGGGAGCTCCCTCGATCCTCGGGCTGGAGATTGCAGGGACCGTCGTTGCGCTGGGCAAGGGCGTGGACGACGTTCACCTCGGTCAGCCGCTGTGCGCATTGGTCGCAGGCGGAGGCTATGCCGAATATTGCGTCGCCCCCATCGGTCAGTGTTTGCCAGTCCCGCCCGCACTGACGATGACCGAAGCCGCTGCGCTCCCCGAGACGCTGTTCACCGTGTGGACCAACTTGTTTGAGCGCGCCTATGCGGTGGAGGGCGATACCGTCCTGATCCACGGTGGCACCAGCGGCATCGGCACAATGGCGATCACGCTGGGCAAGCTGTTCGGCCTGACGGTGATCGTAACCTGTGGTACACCAGAAAAATGCGCACGAGCGTTGGAGATCGGGGCCGATCATGCCATCAATTACAAGGCGTCCGATTTCGTCGCAGAGGTGGCGCTGATCACAGGCGGACAGGGGGTCAACGCCGTTCTCGATATGGTCGGTGGGGACTATTTGCCGCGCAATCTGAAGTGCCTTGCCGAAGACGGTCGCCACGTTTCTATCGCGGTTCTGGGCGGCCCAAAAGCGGAAATCTTCATTCCTCAGATCATGGCCCGCCGCCTGACTTTGACCGGATCGACGCTGCGGGCGCGCAGCGTGGCGTTTAAGGCGCTGGTCGCCGACGAATTGGTGCGCACAGTGTGGCCGCACGCCGAGGCAGGGCGGCTGCAGCCGGTGATCGACCGGGTGTTTCTGCTGAGTGACGCGGCCGGTGCCCATGCGCTGATGGATTCAGGGGCGCATGTGGGGAAGATCGTGCTGAAGGTGGGCGACGCTATCGAATGA
- a CDS encoding DUF1192 domain-containing protein, whose translation MDTDDISPPPRAGDPLALAVRADLDPLSVAELHARIATLEGEIVRTRAKLDHATRHLSIADELFKR comes from the coding sequence ATGGACACGGACGACATCTCGCCGCCTCCTCGCGCTGGCGACCCGCTGGCCCTTGCGGTCAGGGCGGACCTTGATCCGTTGTCGGTCGCGGAGCTTCATGCGCGCATTGCGACGCTCGAGGGTGAAATCGTCCGGACGCGCGCGAAGCTGGATCACGCGACACGGCACCTTTCGATCGCCGACGAGTTATTCAAAAGATGA
- the clpA gene encoding ATP-dependent Clp protease ATP-binding subunit ClpA, translating into MPSFARELETTLHNALAAAAGRRHEYATLEHLLLALIDDEHGNAVMVACGVDTAELKNVVTHYLDTELEALRVEGQTDPSPTSGFQRVVQRAILHVQSSGRDEVTGGNVLVALFSERESYAVYFLQQQDMSRLDAVSYISHGVGKGTGATEAREVKGADEDKPAKGETKQKGESALKQFCVDLNEKAKAGKVDPLIGRGPEVDRTIQILCRRSKNNPLYVGDPGVGKTAIAEGLARKIVEGQVPDVLLPAVIYSLDMGSLLAGTRYRGDFEERLKAVVNELEKLPDAILFIDEIHTVIGAGATSGGAMDASNLLKPALSGGTIRCIGSTTYKEFRNHFEKDRALLRRFQKIDVNEPTIEDTIKILAGLRSAFEDHHKVRYTPDAIKSAVELSARYINDRKLPDKAIDVIDEVGAMQMLVVPAKRKKVITSKEIEAVIATMARIPPKSVSSDDTKSLASLETDLKRVVFGQNAAIEKLASAIKLSRAGLRDPDKPIGNYLFTGPTGVGKTEVARQLASIMGIPLQRFDMSEYMERHSVSRLIGAPPGYVGFDQGGLLTDAIDQQPHSVLLLDEIEKAHPDLFNILLQVMDHGRLTDQHGKSVDFRNTILIMTTNAGASDMAREAVGFGAMTREGEDEEAVKKMFTPEFRNRLDAIVPFGYLPTEVVARVVDKFILQLEMQLADREVHISLDDDAKKWLTTKGYDKLYGARPMGRLIQEKIKQPLAEELLFGKLIHGGEVLVHLKDDALAFEVTPAAPKKGRKGGKAKIGAPV; encoded by the coding sequence ATGCCTTCATTCGCCCGTGAACTTGAAACCACGCTCCACAATGCGCTCGCAGCGGCGGCCGGACGTCGTCACGAATATGCGACGCTGGAGCATCTCCTCCTCGCGCTGATCGACGACGAACATGGCAACGCCGTGATGGTCGCCTGCGGTGTCGATACGGCAGAACTGAAAAACGTCGTTACCCATTACCTCGATACCGAACTCGAAGCTTTACGCGTCGAGGGACAGACCGACCCGTCACCGACAAGCGGCTTCCAGCGCGTGGTTCAGCGCGCGATCCTGCACGTACAGTCCTCCGGTCGCGACGAAGTGACGGGCGGCAACGTGCTCGTCGCGCTGTTCAGTGAGCGGGAGAGCTATGCCGTCTATTTCCTGCAACAGCAGGACATGAGCCGGCTGGATGCCGTCAGTTATATCAGTCACGGGGTCGGTAAAGGCACCGGAGCAACGGAGGCGCGCGAAGTGAAAGGTGCCGACGAAGACAAACCAGCCAAGGGCGAAACCAAGCAAAAGGGTGAATCCGCCCTCAAGCAGTTCTGCGTCGACCTGAACGAGAAAGCGAAGGCCGGAAAGGTCGACCCTTTGATTGGGCGTGGGCCAGAAGTTGACCGCACGATTCAGATCCTGTGCCGTCGGTCGAAGAACAACCCGCTTTATGTGGGTGATCCGGGCGTTGGAAAGACCGCGATCGCAGAAGGTCTGGCGCGCAAGATCGTCGAGGGACAGGTGCCCGACGTGCTGCTGCCTGCGGTAATCTACTCGCTCGACATGGGTTCGTTGCTGGCGGGCACGCGGTATCGCGGTGACTTTGAGGAGCGGCTGAAGGCTGTCGTCAACGAGCTTGAGAAACTGCCAGATGCCATCCTGTTCATCGATGAGATCCACACGGTGATCGGTGCGGGCGCGACTTCAGGTGGCGCGATGGATGCATCGAATTTGCTGAAGCCTGCGCTGTCGGGCGGAACCATTCGTTGCATCGGATCAACGACTTACAAGGAGTTCCGTAACCACTTCGAGAAGGACCGCGCCCTGCTGCGCCGGTTCCAGAAGATCGACGTCAACGAACCGACCATCGAAGATACGATCAAAATTCTCGCCGGTCTGCGGTCCGCTTTCGAAGATCATCACAAAGTCCGCTACACCCCCGACGCCATCAAGTCAGCGGTAGAGTTGAGCGCGCGGTACATCAACGACCGGAAATTGCCCGATAAGGCGATCGACGTGATCGATGAAGTCGGCGCGATGCAGATGTTGGTCGTGCCAGCCAAGCGCAAGAAAGTCATTACCTCCAAGGAGATAGAGGCCGTTATTGCAACGATGGCGCGCATCCCGCCCAAATCGGTATCGAGTGACGACACCAAGTCGCTGGCGTCGCTGGAAACCGATCTGAAGCGAGTGGTGTTCGGCCAGAATGCCGCAATCGAGAAACTGGCTTCGGCGATTAAGCTCAGCCGCGCTGGCCTGCGCGATCCCGACAAGCCAATTGGCAACTATCTGTTCACCGGCCCTACTGGCGTCGGCAAGACGGAAGTCGCGCGGCAGTTGGCGTCGATCATGGGCATTCCGCTGCAACGCTTCGATATGTCGGAATATATGGAGCGTCACAGCGTCAGCCGATTGATCGGTGCGCCTCCGGGTTATGTCGGGTTCGATCAGGGCGGCCTGCTGACCGATGCCATCGACCAGCAACCGCATAGCGTGTTGTTGCTCGATGAAATCGAAAAGGCGCATCCCGATCTGTTCAACATATTGTTGCAGGTCATGGATCACGGACGCCTGACCGATCAGCACGGCAAGTCGGTCGATTTCCGCAACACGATCCTGATCATGACGACCAATGCAGGTGCCAGCGACATGGCGCGTGAAGCGGTCGGGTTCGGGGCCATGACGCGCGAAGGTGAGGACGAAGAGGCGGTGAAGAAGATGTTCACCCCCGAATTCCGCAACCGCCTCGATGCAATTGTGCCGTTCGGTTATCTGCCAACTGAGGTTGTTGCCCGCGTGGTCGACAAGTTCATCCTCCAGCTCGAAATGCAGCTCGCCGACCGCGAAGTGCATATCAGTCTGGATGATGATGCGAAGAAGTGGCTGACGACCAAGGGCTATGACAAGCTATACGGTGCAAGGCCGATGGGTCGTTTGATTCAGGAAAAGATCAAACAGCCGCTCGCCGAAGAGTTGCTATTCGGCAAGCTGATCCACGGCGGCGAAGTGCTCGTGCATCTGAAGGACGATGCGCTGGCGTTCGAGGTCACTCCTGCGGCTCCGAAAAAGGGGCGCAAGGGTGGCAAGGCAAAGATCGGCGCGCCGGTTTAA
- a CDS encoding dienelactone hydrolase family protein — protein sequence MTDADFSSNPDLRQRAIALYDAFTHAAQSGQRDRRAFMRELSLLVGSATAAQALLAGIGANSAAAAILPADDKRIKAQSIDWPAANGRKLTGYTARPAGPVVKRPAVMVIHENRGLNDHIRDITRRIALAGYLAVAPDFLSVAGGTPTDEDKARDMIGKLDLAATVADAVATVHWLGHIAQSTGKVGAVGFCWGGAMVNRVAIGAGDMLRAGVAYYGPTPDPTRAASVKAAMLLHYAGLDDRVNAGAPAWISALKAAKVDVQAFTYPGVNHAFNNDTSADRYNKGAADLSWERTLGFFEAKLGG from the coding sequence ATGACCGACGCCGATTTCAGCTCGAATCCTGATCTCCGTCAGCGCGCGATCGCGCTCTACGACGCGTTTACTCACGCTGCGCAATCGGGACAGCGGGACCGCCGAGCGTTCATGCGTGAATTGTCATTGCTGGTGGGCAGCGCAACTGCGGCACAGGCATTGCTTGCCGGGATCGGTGCCAACTCCGCCGCTGCCGCGATCCTTCCGGCCGATGACAAGAGGATCAAGGCGCAATCCATTGATTGGCCGGCGGCAAACGGTCGCAAACTGACTGGCTATACCGCACGCCCCGCCGGACCTGTTGTGAAGCGCCCTGCCGTAATGGTCATCCATGAAAATCGGGGGCTGAACGATCATATTAGAGACATTACTCGTCGCATTGCGCTTGCCGGCTATCTCGCTGTCGCTCCCGATTTTTTGAGTGTCGCAGGAGGAACACCGACCGACGAGGACAAGGCGCGCGATATGATTGGTAAGCTCGATCTGGCAGCGACAGTCGCCGATGCCGTTGCGACCGTGCATTGGCTTGGCCACATCGCGCAATCGACAGGAAAAGTCGGCGCGGTCGGCTTTTGCTGGGGCGGTGCGATGGTCAATCGGGTTGCCATCGGTGCCGGGGACATGCTGCGCGCAGGCGTCGCCTATTATGGGCCGACCCCCGATCCCACCCGCGCCGCCAGCGTAAAGGCAGCTATGCTGCTTCATTATGCGGGGCTGGACGACAGGGTAAACGCAGGCGCTCCGGCGTGGATTTCCGCACTCAAGGCAGCGAAGGTTGATGTTCAGGCGTTCACCTATCCTGGCGTCAACCACGCTTTCAACAACGACACTTCGGCGGACCGTTATAACAAGGGCGCCGCCGATCTTTCCTGGGAACGGACGCTCGGGTTTTTCGAAGCCAAACTCGGAGGCTGA
- a CDS encoding glutathione S-transferase family protein has product MTAPLTFYTNPMSRGQIARWMLEEVGQPYEQVVLDYGTTMKAPEYLAINPMGKVPAIKHGDTVITEVAAICAYLADAFPDAGLAPAPADRADYYRWLFFAAGPVEAAITNKSLGVELAPGKSMMAGYGSFDAAMDGLEAAVTGKRYIAGDRFSAADVYVGSQVGWGLAFGSIDKRPAFETYWDGLKDRPAYLKAKKIDEALMPKQA; this is encoded by the coding sequence ATGACTGCACCTCTTACGTTCTACACAAACCCCATGTCGCGCGGTCAGATTGCGCGTTGGATGCTCGAGGAGGTCGGGCAACCTTATGAACAGGTCGTGCTCGATTACGGCACAACAATGAAGGCACCTGAATATCTGGCGATCAACCCGATGGGCAAGGTTCCGGCCATCAAACACGGTGACACCGTCATTACCGAAGTGGCAGCAATCTGTGCCTATCTGGCAGATGCGTTTCCTGATGCTGGGTTAGCGCCAGCCCCTGCCGATCGTGCCGATTATTATCGCTGGCTATTTTTTGCTGCCGGGCCTGTCGAAGCGGCTATCACCAATAAATCACTGGGGGTCGAACTGGCTCCCGGCAAGTCGATGATGGCGGGCTATGGCAGCTTCGATGCCGCAATGGACGGTCTTGAAGCGGCGGTGACTGGCAAGCGCTACATCGCTGGCGACCGTTTCAGCGCTGCGGATGTCTATGTCGGCTCGCAGGTCGGCTGGGGCCTCGCATTCGGCTCGATCGACAAACGGCCTGCGTTCGAGACGTATTGGGATGGGTTGAAGGACCGGCCAGCCTATCTGAAGGCCAAGAAAATCGACGAAGCCCTGATGCCAAAACAGGCATGA
- a CDS encoding Bax inhibitor-1/YccA family protein, with translation MANWSDPRSTAGAAASLAGTRDTAVDAGLRSYMLSVYNYMASGVMLTGIVAMLFANSPYMSVLFNQVGKPTGLGWIVMLAPLGLVMVLSFGIAKMQESTAKGLFWGYAALMGLSLSTIFVVYTGASIATTFFSTAAAFAGLSLYGYTTKRDLSAFGTFLIMGVVGLIVASVINMFVQSSGLQLVISFVGVLLFAGLTAYDTQKIKSMYYHVQGSDMMGKTVIMGALTLYLDFINMFMFLLRFMGDRR, from the coding sequence ATGGCCAATTGGTCTGACCCCCGTTCGACAGCAGGCGCGGCCGCATCACTGGCTGGCACACGCGACACCGCAGTCGATGCGGGTCTGCGGTCCTATATGCTGTCCGTTTATAATTACATGGCGTCCGGCGTCATGTTGACCGGCATCGTCGCGATGCTGTTCGCCAACAGCCCATATATGAGCGTTCTGTTCAATCAGGTTGGAAAACCGACCGGTCTTGGCTGGATCGTCATGCTGGCACCGCTGGGCCTCGTTATGGTGCTTAGCTTTGGCATTGCCAAGATGCAGGAATCGACCGCGAAGGGCTTGTTCTGGGGCTATGCTGCCTTGATGGGCCTGTCGTTGTCGACGATCTTTGTTGTCTATACCGGTGCGTCGATCGCGACGACGTTCTTCTCGACCGCAGCCGCTTTCGCCGGGCTTAGCCTTTATGGCTATACGACGAAGCGCGATCTGTCGGCATTCGGCACGTTCCTGATCATGGGCGTAGTCGGTTTGATCGTGGCAAGCGTAATCAACATGTTCGTTCAGTCGAGCGGTTTGCAGTTGGTTATCAGCTTTGTCGGCGTGCTGCTGTTTGCCGGTCTGACGGCCTATGACACGCAGAAAATCAAGTCGATGTACTATCACGTTCAGGGTTCGGATATGATGGGCAAGACAGTCATCATGGGCGCGCTGACGCTCTATCTCGACTTCATCAACATGTTCATGTTCCTGCTGCGCTTCATGGGCGACCGTCGCTAA